From Daucus carota subsp. sativus chromosome 6, DH1 v3.0, whole genome shotgun sequence, the proteins below share one genomic window:
- the LOC108226678 gene encoding LIM domain-containing protein WLIM1, producing the protein MPAALLNYSYIIFISHLYFAKLNLNLSLSRNSVLGSVFLPKKFDFYRDRLAGICSLKKVIMVMFTGTTQKCKACEKTVYVMDELTADNKVYHKACFRCHHCKATLKLFNYSSFEGVLYCKPHFDQLFKMTGSLDKSFEGAPKMTKVDRSAEQGQNNKRVLSMFGGTQEKCTACIKTVYLIEKVVVDGTAYHRACFKCSHGGCVISPSNFVAHEHQIYCRHHHSQLFKAKGNFSQLVKQNQVKEVVKQDRVTELTDNTAMA; encoded by the exons ATGCCTGCTGCACTTCTTAACTACTCCTACATCATATTCATTTCCCACCTGTACTttgcaaaattaaatttaaatctctCCCTTTCAAGAAATTCTGTACTTGGCTCTGTTTTCTTGCCaaaaaagtttgatttttatCGAGATCGTTTAGCTGGAATTTGTAGTTTGAAGAAAGTGATCATGGTGATGTTTACAGGGACAACACAGAAGTGTAAGGCATGTGAGAAGACTGTGTATGTGATGGATGAGCTCACTGCTGATAATAAAGTCTATCACAAGGCTTGTTTTAGATGTCACCACTGCAAGGCTACCCTCAAG ctttttaattattcttctTTTGAGGGTGTGCTATACTGCAAGCCTCATTTTGATCAACTTTTCAAGATGACAGGCAGCTTAGATAAGAGTTTCGAAG GAGCTCCAAAAATGACAAAAGTTGATAGATCTGCAGAGCAG GGCCAGAACAACAAAAGAGTCTTGAGTATGTTTGGAGGAACTCAGGAAAAATGTACTGCTTGCATTAAAACTGTTTACCTTATCGAAAAG GTGGTGGTTGATGGCACAGCATATCATAGGGCTTGTTTCAAGTGCAGCCATGGAGGCTGTGTTATAAGTCCATCAAATTTTGTTGCTCATGAGCATCAAATATATTGTAGGCACCATCACTCGCAGCTCTTCAAGGCAAAGGGAAACTTCAGTCAATTGGTTAAACAGAATCAAGTTAAAGAAGTCGTCAAACAGGATCGAGTTACAGAGTTGACTGACAACACAGCAATGGCGTAA